One genomic window of Scylla paramamosain isolate STU-SP2022 chromosome 48, ASM3559412v1, whole genome shotgun sequence includes the following:
- the LOC135095325 gene encoding uncharacterized protein LOC135095325 — MGPLCFLLFINDALTDTPHRWKYVDDCTVGVPVSTKNPDYSPLQTILERLQTWTEESRMTINHSKTVVMHFCTSSVPVPPPQLSVGPHPLPGGQMCQAPRSHGGRPADLEAACRQHHKISYLQAVHAVQTQVARDADR; from the coding sequence atgggtcctctatgcttcctcctcttcattaacgacgccctcactgacaccccccatcgctggaagtatgtggacgactgcaccgtgggcgtcccagtttccaccaagaacccggactactcgccactgcaaacgattctggagcgactgcagacgtggacggaggagagcaggatgaccatcaaccacagcaaaactgtggtgatgcatttctgtacctcctctgtaccagtgccccctccccagctctcagtgggccctcacccccttccaGGTGGTcagatgtgccaagctcctcggagtcatggtggacgaccagctgacctggaagcagcatgtcgccagcaccataagatcagctacctacaggctgtacatgctgtgCAGACTCAGGTTGCtcgggacgccgacagatga